One Oncorhynchus nerka isolate Pitt River linkage group LG5, Oner_Uvic_2.0, whole genome shotgun sequence genomic window carries:
- the LOC115129619 gene encoding protein CNPPD1-like codes for MDFNEMFSERTLQFSDFQEFTFLPGHQKLSERVRKRLYYGLDQDGSLDNLSCPVTDIAVELLQKSAPSPIRKLHKKYAAHVAREACISPCAMMLALVYIERLRHRNPEYLQKISSSDLFLISMMVASKYLYDEGEDEEVFNDEWGAAGKLDVQTVNTLEMNFLDAIEWSLFTEPGDYFGILNQLETSIAENQGMKRGWFTYTDLCVLLEQAAWRQALTAIYLHFAKVTCMLGLVYLTSVAGLIATSLPRSNQPLSPVSQVHLPSSSLSPPPPLGLLPVPETPSPASDLPRCCVLGNDSHKRRPGTLHTHDNHGSPTTSQTSILCLWGSLLTSLSHTDPHPQPDTEPALSASSLHYPGCPVTVGSLPPGSIQCGPSNTSAPLLEPGTPGHPAEPWLASAPLLYGAIPMLLDSRLTGMATLRVGPCCPQFMLPIEKAQSLLMPS; via the exons ATGGATTTCAACGAAATGTTTAGTGAACGAACATTACAATTTTCTGACTTTCAGGAGTTTACG TTTCTTCCTGGACATCAGAAACTGTCTGAGAGAGTGCGGAAGCGATTGTACTATGGCCTGGACCAAGACGGCTCTCTAGATAACCTTTCCTGTCCTGTTACAG ACATTGCTGTGGAACTCCTTCAGAAATCTGCCCCTAGCCCAATTCGAAAACTGCACAAGAAATATGCTGCTCATGTCGCGAG GGAGGCGTGCATCTCTCCGTGTGCCATGATGCTGGCCCTGGTCTACATCGAAAGGCTAAGACACAGGAACCCCGAATACCTGCAAAAGatctcctcctctgacctctTCCTTATCTCCATG ATGGTTGCCAGCAAATATTTGTACGAcgaaggggaggatgaggaggtgtTCAATGACGAGTGGGGGGCTGCTGGGAAACTGGACGTCCAGACTGTCAACACTCTGGAGATGAATTTCCTCGATGCTATT GAGTGGAGCCTCTTCACTGAGCCAGGGGACTACTTTGGCATACTGAATCAACTAGAAACCAG TATTGCAGAGAACCAGGGGATGAAGCGAGGCTGGTTCACCTACACTGACCTCTGTGTGCTTCTGGAGCAGGCAGCGTGGCGACAAGCACTGACGGCCATCTACCTGCACTTTGCCAAG GTGACCTGCATGCTGGGGCTGGTGTATTTGACCAGTGTCGCAGGCCTTATCGCCACCAGCCTCCCCAGGAGCAACCAGCCCCTGTCCCCAGTCAGCCAAGTCCACCTGCCTAGCTCCAGcctctctccaccaccaccactaggccTGCTCCCAGTCCCAGAGACCCCAAGTCCAGCATCCGACCTCCCTCGCTGCTGCGTCTTGGGCAACGACAGTCACAAACGCAGACCTGGCACTCTCCACACCCACGACAACCACGGCTCGCCAACCACCTCCCAGACCTCTATACTGTGTCTATGGGGCTCTCTCCTCACTTCCCTAAGCCACACTGACCCACACCCCCAGCCTGACACTGAACCAGCCTTGTCCGCCTCCTCTCTGCACTACCCCGGCTGCCCAGTTACAGTGGGGAGCCTCCCTCCTGGCTCCATCCAGTGCGGCCCATCGAACACCTCTGCTCCACTACTTGAGCCTGGAACCCCTGGTCACCCCGCAGAACCGTGGCTGGCCTCTGCCCCCCTCCTCTACGGAGCCATCCCGATGCTCCTGGACTCCCGTCTGACTGGCATGGCAACCCTCCGTGTCGGACCCTGCTGCCCACAGTTCATGCTGCCCATCGAGAAAGCCCAATCTCTTCTCATGCCCAGCTAG